A window of Longispora fulva contains these coding sequences:
- the pgl gene encoding 6-phosphogluconolactonase, producing MTGSVVVHSDPEVLAQAVAARLITRLIDAQAARGVASVVLTGGRVAAAVYAAVRDSPARDAIDWSRVDVWWGDERFLPGGDPERNETQARAALLDSVPLDPARMHPMPATDGPDGADPEAGAARYAELLGRSGHPQELPHFDVLLLGVGEDGHIASVFPEAPATHDRRTVTAVRGAPKPPPIRVTLTPSAVNTAEEVWLIAAGDGKADAVGMALHGAGPVQIPAAGVRGVNRTLWLLDEAAASRLEPSYRSLLR from the coding sequence GTGACAGGCAGCGTTGTCGTGCACTCCGACCCCGAGGTGCTCGCCCAGGCCGTGGCGGCCCGGCTGATCACCCGGCTGATCGACGCCCAGGCGGCCCGCGGCGTGGCCTCGGTGGTGCTCACTGGCGGCCGGGTCGCCGCCGCCGTGTACGCGGCGGTCCGCGACAGCCCGGCCCGGGACGCGATCGACTGGTCCCGGGTGGACGTGTGGTGGGGCGACGAGCGGTTCCTGCCCGGCGGTGACCCGGAGCGCAACGAGACCCAGGCCCGCGCGGCCCTGTTGGACTCGGTGCCCCTCGACCCGGCCCGGATGCACCCGATGCCGGCGACCGACGGTCCGGACGGCGCGGACCCGGAGGCCGGCGCCGCCCGGTACGCCGAGCTGCTCGGCCGCTCCGGCCACCCCCAGGAGCTCCCGCACTTCGACGTCCTCCTGCTGGGCGTCGGCGAGGACGGCCACATCGCCTCGGTGTTCCCCGAGGCGCCGGCCACCCACGACCGCCGGACGGTCACGGCGGTCCGGGGCGCCCCGAAGCCGCCGCCGATCCGGGTCACGCTCACCCCGTCGGCCGTCAACACCGCCGAGGAGGTGTGGTTGATCGCCGCGGGCGACGGCAAGGCCGACGCGGTCGGCATGGCCCTGCACGGCGCTGGGCCGGTGCAGATCCCGGCGGCCGGGGTCCGGGGCGTCAACCGCACCCTGTGGCTGCTGGACGAGGCGGCGGCGTCCCGCCTAGAACCCAGCTACCGCTCTCTGCTGCGTTGA
- a CDS encoding glucose-6-phosphate dehydrogenase assembly protein OpcA has product MIALWDTTGIDVVKALAAERRSAGGLTSGLALTLIAVVDEKHVREAEAAATIAAQQHPCRLLIIVRRDVLNPNSRLDAEIVVGGRLGPCEAIVMRMHGRLALHAESVAMPLLAPDVPVVTWWHCDPPEGIAYDPLGVVADRRISDAYLSADPTLAVKQRADDYAPGDTDLAWTRLTPWRTLVAGAFEAAPAPAASIAIGAPVGDPSATLLAGWLKARLGVTPTVTPASELASVAVTLANGDQMALEKHGTTAVLRRTGYPDRTLPLMARPLGEELAEELRRIDADQPYAAALEAATGIRGLSERSPTRVHIWHDPALSEPEEEPV; this is encoded by the coding sequence GTGATCGCGCTGTGGGACACCACGGGCATCGACGTCGTCAAGGCCCTCGCCGCCGAGCGGCGCAGCGCCGGCGGCCTGACCAGTGGTCTCGCGTTGACGCTGATCGCCGTCGTGGACGAGAAACACGTCCGCGAGGCCGAGGCGGCGGCGACGATCGCCGCGCAGCAGCACCCGTGCCGGCTGCTCATCATCGTCCGCCGGGACGTGCTGAACCCGAACTCCCGGCTCGACGCGGAGATCGTGGTCGGCGGCCGGCTCGGGCCGTGCGAGGCCATCGTGATGCGGATGCACGGCCGGCTGGCCCTGCACGCCGAGTCGGTGGCCATGCCGCTGCTGGCCCCGGACGTCCCGGTGGTCACGTGGTGGCACTGCGACCCGCCGGAGGGCATCGCCTACGACCCGTTGGGGGTGGTGGCGGACCGGCGGATCAGCGACGCGTACCTGTCGGCGGATCCGACGCTCGCGGTGAAGCAGCGGGCCGACGACTACGCGCCGGGCGACACGGATCTGGCGTGGACCCGGCTCACCCCGTGGCGCACCCTGGTCGCCGGCGCGTTCGAGGCGGCACCGGCACCGGCGGCCAGCATCGCGATCGGCGCGCCGGTGGGCGACCCGAGCGCGACCCTGCTGGCCGGCTGGCTCAAGGCCCGGCTCGGGGTGACCCCGACGGTCACGCCGGCGTCCGAGCTGGCGTCCGTGGCGGTCACCCTCGCCAACGGCGACCAGATGGCGCTGGAGAAGCACGGCACCACGGCGGTGCTGCGCCGGACCGGTTACCCGGACCGGACCCTGCCGCTGATGGCCCGGCCCCTCGGCGAGGAGCTGGCCGAGGAGCTGCGCCGGATCGACGCGGACCAGCCCTACGCTGCGGCGTTGGAGGCGGCCACCGGCATCCGGGGCCTCAGCGAGCGCTCGCCGACTCGGGTGCACATCTGGCACGACCCGGCGCTCTCGGAGCCAGAGGAAGAACCGGTCTAG
- the zwf gene encoding glucose-6-phosphate dehydrogenase — MTNPLRDPQDRRLPRIPEPCALVIFGVTGDLSRKKLIPAVYDLANRGLLPPGFVVLGFARRDWGDGDFEELARKSAQQHARTPWRDEVWSRLVGNIKFVGGSFDDDVAFDHLAETLDELRATHGIPGNAAFYLSIPPPAFPMVLKQLERTGMANNNVSGGWRRVVVEKPFGNDLESAKALNDLVDDVFTGHDVFRIDHYLGKETVQNILALRFANSLFEPVWNSHYVDSVQITMAEDVGIGSRAGFYDTAGAARDVLQNHLLQLLALTAMEEPTSFDSEEIRTEKLKVLRAITLPEDLESHAIRGQYVQGWVAGQRADGYHQEENVPQDSTTETYAAVQLNIKNRRWAGVPFHLRTGKRMPRRVTEIAVLFKKAPHLPFDAADVEMLGNNQLVIRVQPDEGLMLKFGSKVPGTAMELRDIAMDFQYGEAFTESSPEAYERLVLDVLIGDKTLFPDAAEVEASWRVIDPLEEFWAGTKPHTYRAGEWGPRAADEMLARTGRQWRRA; from the coding sequence GTGACCAACCCCCTTCGCGACCCGCAGGACCGGCGGCTGCCGAGGATCCCGGAGCCCTGCGCCCTGGTGATCTTCGGCGTCACCGGCGACCTGTCACGCAAGAAACTGATCCCCGCGGTGTACGACCTGGCGAACCGGGGGCTGCTGCCCCCGGGCTTCGTCGTGCTCGGCTTCGCCCGGCGCGACTGGGGCGACGGCGACTTCGAGGAACTGGCCCGCAAGTCGGCCCAGCAGCACGCCAGGACCCCGTGGCGGGACGAGGTGTGGTCCAGGCTGGTCGGCAACATCAAGTTCGTGGGCGGCTCGTTCGACGACGACGTGGCGTTCGACCACCTGGCCGAGACCCTCGACGAGCTGCGCGCCACGCACGGCATCCCGGGCAACGCCGCGTTCTACCTGTCGATCCCGCCGCCGGCGTTCCCGATGGTGCTCAAGCAGCTCGAGCGCACCGGGATGGCGAACAACAACGTGTCCGGCGGCTGGCGCCGGGTCGTGGTGGAGAAGCCGTTCGGCAACGACCTGGAGTCGGCCAAGGCGCTCAACGACCTGGTCGACGACGTGTTCACCGGGCACGACGTGTTCCGGATCGACCACTACCTCGGCAAGGAGACGGTCCAGAACATCCTGGCGCTGCGCTTCGCCAACTCGCTGTTCGAGCCCGTGTGGAACTCGCACTACGTGGACTCGGTGCAGATCACGATGGCCGAGGACGTCGGGATCGGTTCGCGGGCCGGGTTCTACGACACGGCCGGCGCCGCCCGCGACGTGCTGCAGAACCACCTGCTGCAGCTGCTGGCGCTGACCGCGATGGAGGAGCCGACGAGTTTCGACTCCGAGGAGATCCGGACCGAGAAGCTCAAGGTGCTCCGGGCGATCACCCTGCCGGAGGACCTGGAATCGCACGCGATCCGGGGCCAGTACGTGCAGGGCTGGGTCGCCGGCCAGCGCGCGGACGGCTACCACCAGGAGGAGAACGTCCCGCAGGACTCCACGACGGAGACGTACGCCGCAGTGCAGCTCAACATCAAGAACCGGCGCTGGGCTGGCGTGCCGTTCCACCTGCGGACCGGGAAGCGGATGCCGCGGCGGGTCACCGAGATCGCCGTGCTGTTCAAGAAGGCCCCGCACCTGCCGTTCGACGCGGCGGACGTGGAGATGCTCGGCAACAACCAGCTCGTGATCCGGGTGCAGCCCGACGAGGGGCTGATGCTCAAGTTCGGCTCCAAGGTGCCGGGGACGGCGATGGAGCTGCGGGACATCGCGATGGACTTCCAGTACGGCGAGGCGTTCACCGAGTCCAGCCCCGAGGCCTACGAGCGCCTGGTTCTCGACGTGCTGATCGGCGACAAGACGCTGTTCCCGGACGCGGCCGAGGTGGAGGCGTCCTGGCGGGTGATCGATCCGCTGGAGGAGTTCTGGGCGGGGACGAAGCCGCACACCTACCGGGCCGGCGAGTGGGGCCCGCGCGCCGCCGACGAGATGCTGGCCCGTACCGGACGCCAGTGGAGGCGGGCATGA
- a CDS encoding glucose-6-phosphate isomerase: protein MIAGGGLTVRGSVDAGGVLAALTAEDVPALLAAGDATLWGPEAEPEASIRLGWLKVLEASQQLVDRLAKLRAELLADGLDHVVLAGMGGSSLAPEVICRTLGVDLTVLDTTDPGQVRAAVSDRLDRTVLVVSSKSGGTVETDSHRRAYLDAGLDPARQLIVVTDPGSPLEAAVTGVAREVFLADPTVGGRYSALTAFGLVPSALAGVDVSELLAEAAALHATLADPAGPATALGAILGAAALAGRDKLAIADDGSGIVGLGDWIEQLIAESTGKAGVGILPVVLESPTAPVAGGPDVLRCTVGGAMSSGSFLSGGLAAPELSVSGGLGAHFLAWEFATALAGRVLVINPFDQPNVQESKDNTNRLLASGLPTEKASSVDGAVEVYGDMEAFFHGVGDDNYVAVLAYLDRHADADAEKLRALIAERTGRPVTFGWGPRFLHSTGQYHKGGPAKGVFLQITGAVAEDLPIGGKEYTFGALQAAQAAGDREALAQRDRPVLHLHLTDRAAGIAQLLAALR, encoded by the coding sequence TTGATCGCCGGCGGCGGGCTGACCGTCCGCGGTTCCGTCGACGCGGGGGGCGTGCTGGCCGCGCTCACGGCCGAGGATGTGCCGGCGCTGCTCGCCGCCGGCGACGCCACCCTGTGGGGCCCTGAGGCCGAGCCCGAGGCGAGCATCCGCCTCGGCTGGCTGAAGGTGCTCGAAGCGTCCCAGCAGCTCGTCGACCGGCTGGCGAAGCTGCGCGCGGAGCTGCTGGCCGACGGGCTCGACCACGTCGTGCTCGCCGGGATGGGCGGCTCCTCGCTCGCCCCGGAGGTCATCTGCCGGACCCTGGGCGTCGACCTGACCGTGCTGGACACCACCGACCCGGGCCAGGTCCGCGCGGCCGTGTCCGACCGGCTGGACCGCACGGTGCTGGTCGTGTCGAGCAAGTCCGGCGGGACGGTGGAGACCGACAGCCACCGCCGGGCGTACCTGGACGCGGGCCTGGACCCGGCGCGCCAGCTGATCGTGGTCACCGACCCGGGCTCCCCGCTCGAGGCCGCGGTGACCGGCGTGGCCCGTGAGGTCTTCCTCGCGGACCCGACCGTCGGCGGGCGCTACTCGGCGCTCACCGCGTTCGGCCTGGTGCCCTCGGCGTTGGCCGGCGTGGACGTGTCCGAGCTCCTCGCGGAGGCCGCTGCGCTGCACGCGACCCTGGCCGACCCGGCGGGCCCGGCGACGGCCCTGGGCGCGATCCTGGGCGCCGCGGCGCTGGCCGGCCGGGACAAGCTCGCGATCGCCGACGACGGCAGCGGCATCGTCGGCCTCGGCGACTGGATCGAGCAGCTGATCGCGGAGTCGACCGGCAAGGCCGGCGTCGGCATCCTGCCCGTGGTCCTGGAGAGCCCGACGGCTCCCGTGGCCGGCGGTCCGGACGTGCTGCGCTGCACGGTCGGCGGGGCGATGAGCAGCGGTTCCTTCCTCAGCGGCGGCCTGGCGGCCCCGGAGCTGAGCGTGTCGGGCGGGCTCGGCGCGCACTTCCTGGCCTGGGAATTCGCCACGGCCCTCGCTGGCCGGGTGCTGGTGATCAACCCGTTCGACCAGCCGAACGTGCAGGAGAGCAAGGACAACACGAACCGTCTGCTGGCCTCCGGGCTGCCGACCGAGAAGGCGTCGTCGGTCGACGGGGCCGTCGAGGTGTACGGGGACATGGAAGCCTTCTTCCACGGCGTCGGCGACGACAACTACGTCGCAGTGCTCGCCTACCTCGACCGGCACGCCGACGCCGACGCGGAGAAGCTGCGCGCGCTGATCGCGGAGCGCACCGGGCGGCCGGTCACCTTCGGGTGGGGGCCGCGGTTCCTGCACTCGACCGGGCAGTACCACAAGGGCGGGCCGGCGAAGGGCGTGTTCCTGCAGATCACGGGGGCCGTGGCCGAGGATCTGCCGATCGGCGGCAAGGAGTACACCTTCGGGGCGTTGCAGGCGGCCCAGGCCGCCGGTGACCGCGAGGCGCTGGCCCAGCGGGACCGCCCGGTGCTGCACCTGCACCTGACCGACCGCGCCGCCGGCATCGCGCAGCTCCTGGCGGCGCTGCGGTGA
- the tal gene encoding transaldolase codes for MSDKLAELTTAGVAVWLDDLSRERLASGSLDRLRREDHVSGVTSNPTIFAKALAEGSDYAEQVKDLATRGLSVEEATRMLTTYDVRWACDVMRPAFDTSHGLDGRVSIEVDPRLADRTAETIAEAKGLWWLVDRENLFIKIPATLAGLPAITATLAAGISVNVTLIFSLDRYKGVMDAFLAGLEQARANGHDVSKIASVASFFVSRVDTEIDKRLGDGHPLAGKAAVANARLAYEAYEHVFASARWQALADAGARPQRPLWASTGVKNPAYSDVMYVADLVAPGTVNTMPQATMEAFADHGVTLPDTITGHYADAKQVMADIAAAGVDYDDVVDHLERDGVVKFETSWNELLASVEAQLKAAR; via the coding sequence ATGTCCGACAAACTCGCCGAACTGACCACGGCCGGCGTCGCGGTGTGGCTGGACGACCTCTCCCGCGAACGGCTCGCGTCCGGCAGCCTGGACCGGCTGCGCCGCGAGGACCACGTCAGCGGGGTCACCAGCAACCCGACCATCTTCGCCAAGGCCCTGGCCGAGGGCTCGGACTACGCCGAGCAGGTCAAGGACCTGGCCACCCGGGGGCTCTCCGTCGAGGAGGCCACCCGGATGCTGACCACCTACGACGTGCGCTGGGCGTGCGACGTGATGCGGCCGGCGTTCGACACCTCCCACGGGCTCGACGGCCGGGTGTCGATCGAGGTCGACCCGCGGCTGGCCGACCGGACGGCGGAGACGATCGCCGAGGCCAAAGGCCTGTGGTGGCTGGTGGACCGGGAGAACCTGTTCATCAAGATCCCGGCGACCCTGGCCGGGCTGCCGGCGATCACGGCCACGCTCGCGGCCGGCATCTCGGTGAACGTGACGCTGATCTTCAGCCTGGACCGGTACAAGGGCGTGATGGACGCGTTCCTGGCCGGCCTGGAGCAGGCTCGCGCGAACGGCCACGACGTGTCCAAGATCGCGTCGGTCGCGTCGTTCTTCGTGTCCCGGGTGGACACCGAGATCGACAAGCGGCTCGGTGACGGCCACCCGCTCGCAGGCAAGGCCGCGGTTGCCAACGCCCGGCTCGCGTACGAGGCCTACGAGCACGTCTTCGCCTCCGCGCGCTGGCAGGCGCTCGCCGACGCCGGGGCCCGTCCCCAGCGGCCACTGTGGGCGTCCACGGGCGTGAAGAACCCGGCCTACTCGGACGTGATGTACGTGGCGGACCTGGTCGCCCCCGGTACCGTGAACACCATGCCCCAGGCGACCATGGAGGCCTTCGCCGACCACGGCGTGACCCTCCCGGACACGATCACCGGCCACTACGCCGACGCCAAGCAGGTGATGGCCGACATCGCGGCGGCCGGCGTCGACTACGACGACGTGGTCGACCACCTCGAGCGCGACGGCGTGGTGAAGTTCGAGACCAGCTGGAACGAGCTCCTCGCCAGCGTCGAGGCCCAGCTCAAGGCCGCGCGTTGA
- the tkt gene encoding transketolase: MTLDWSDLDRRAVDTTRVLAIDAVERAGNGHPGTAMSLAPAAFLLFNKVMRHDPADPAWAGRDRFVLSCGHSSLTLYIQLYLSGYGLTLEDLEQLRQWGSLTPGHPEHGHTAGVETTTGPLGQGLANAVGMAMAARRERGLFDPEAAPGASPFDHDIWVFASDGDLEEGVTSEASSLAGHQKLGNLCVVWDDNEISIEGDTHIAFSEDVCARYEAYGWHVQRVDWLKTGEYHEDVAALFAALEAAKSETGKPSFIALRTIIGWPAPKKQNTYAAHGSALGAEEAAATKKVLGFDPTRSFVVADDVLAHARTVNDRAKAARAEWQESFDAWAAANPERHALFERLARKELPAGWTDKLPTFPADPKGQATRVASGKVLNALAETLPELWGGSADLAGSNNTTMDGAQSFVPAEFATKDYPGNEYGRTLHFGIREHAMGSILNGIALHGGTRPYGGTFLVFSDYMRPAVRLAALMKLPTIYVWTHDSIGLGEDGPTHQPIEHLAALRAIPGLDVVRPADANETAVAWRKALEHTDRPTALALTRQNVPTLDPEAAADADKGGYVLADGTDVIIMATGSEVQLAVGAREVLAAEGISARVVSVPCQEWFDAQPVEYRNHVLPPAVRARVSVEAGIAMPWRHLVGDAGESVSIEHFGASAPYQTLFEKFGFTVDNVVAAARRTLARVKG, from the coding sequence GTGACTCTGGACTGGTCCGACCTCGACCGTCGTGCGGTGGATACGACGCGGGTACTGGCGATCGACGCGGTGGAGCGGGCGGGCAACGGGCATCCGGGCACAGCGATGAGCCTGGCCCCTGCGGCATTCCTGCTGTTCAACAAGGTGATGCGGCACGACCCGGCCGATCCGGCGTGGGCGGGCAGGGACCGTTTCGTCCTGTCCTGCGGGCACTCGTCCCTGACGCTGTACATCCAGCTGTACCTGTCCGGTTACGGGCTGACGCTCGAGGACCTGGAGCAGCTGCGCCAGTGGGGCTCGCTGACCCCGGGCCACCCGGAGCACGGGCACACCGCCGGCGTCGAGACCACCACCGGCCCGCTCGGCCAGGGTCTGGCCAACGCGGTCGGGATGGCGATGGCCGCCCGGCGCGAGCGCGGCCTGTTCGACCCCGAGGCCGCCCCGGGCGCCAGCCCGTTCGACCACGACATCTGGGTGTTCGCCTCCGACGGCGACCTGGAGGAGGGCGTCACCTCCGAGGCCAGTTCCCTCGCCGGCCACCAGAAGCTCGGCAACCTGTGCGTGGTCTGGGACGACAACGAGATCTCGATCGAGGGCGACACGCACATCGCGTTCTCCGAGGACGTGTGCGCGCGGTACGAGGCGTACGGCTGGCACGTGCAACGGGTCGACTGGCTCAAGACCGGCGAGTACCACGAGGACGTGGCCGCCCTGTTCGCCGCGCTGGAGGCCGCTAAGAGCGAGACCGGCAAGCCGTCCTTCATCGCGCTGCGGACGATCATCGGCTGGCCCGCGCCGAAGAAGCAGAACACCTACGCCGCGCACGGCTCGGCGCTCGGCGCCGAGGAGGCCGCCGCGACCAAGAAGGTGCTCGGGTTCGACCCGACCCGGTCGTTCGTCGTCGCCGACGACGTCCTCGCGCACGCCCGCACGGTCAACGACCGGGCGAAGGCCGCCCGCGCCGAGTGGCAGGAGTCGTTCGACGCCTGGGCCGCGGCGAACCCGGAGCGGCACGCGCTGTTCGAGCGGCTCGCCCGCAAGGAGCTGCCGGCCGGCTGGACGGACAAGCTCCCGACGTTCCCCGCCGACCCGAAGGGCCAGGCCACCCGGGTCGCGTCCGGCAAGGTGCTCAACGCCCTCGCCGAGACGCTGCCCGAGCTGTGGGGCGGCTCGGCCGACCTCGCCGGCAGCAACAACACGACGATGGACGGCGCGCAGTCGTTCGTCCCGGCGGAGTTCGCAACGAAGGACTACCCGGGCAACGAGTACGGCCGCACGCTGCACTTCGGCATCCGCGAGCACGCCATGGGCTCGATCCTCAACGGCATCGCGCTGCACGGCGGCACCCGGCCGTACGGCGGCACGTTCCTGGTGTTCAGCGACTACATGCGCCCGGCCGTCCGGCTCGCGGCGCTGATGAAGCTGCCCACGATCTACGTCTGGACGCACGACTCCATCGGCCTCGGCGAGGACGGCCCGACCCACCAGCCGATCGAGCACCTGGCCGCACTGCGGGCCATCCCCGGCCTCGACGTGGTCCGCCCCGCCGACGCCAACGAGACCGCCGTCGCGTGGCGCAAGGCCCTCGAGCACACCGACCGGCCGACCGCCCTGGCCCTGACCCGGCAGAACGTGCCGACCCTGGACCCGGAGGCCGCGGCGGACGCCGACAAGGGCGGGTACGTGCTCGCCGACGGCACCGACGTGATCATCATGGCCACCGGTTCCGAGGTGCAGCTCGCCGTCGGCGCCCGCGAGGTGCTGGCCGCCGAGGGGATCAGCGCCCGGGTCGTGTCCGTGCCCTGCCAGGAGTGGTTCGACGCCCAGCCGGTGGAGTACCGCAACCACGTGCTGCCGCCTGCCGTGCGGGCCCGGGTCAGCGTCGAGGCCGGGATCGCCATGCCGTGGCGGCACCTGGTCGGCGACGCCGGCGAGTCGGTGAGCATCGAGCACTTCGGGGCAAGCGCCCCGTACCAGACGCTGTTCGAGAAGTTCGGTTTCACCGTCGACAACGTCGTCGCGGCGGCCCGCAGGACCCTCGCCCGAGTGAAGGGATAA
- a CDS encoding heme o synthase codes for MSTVAERPAEQVARVGLVRAYISLTKPRIVELLLVTTVPAMLLAKRGMPSPWLILATVVGGTLAAGSANVLNCWYDRDIDPLMRRTQSRPLVTGRITPRGALTFGLTLGTVAVALMALTTNWLATALTFAAIVYYAVIYTMWLKRTTPHNTVLGGACGAAPVLIGWAAVTGGLSWSAWLLFAVMFFWQPPHFWALAMKFKDDYAAASIPMLPVVASARRVALESVIYTVLTVVASLALWPVAHLSWVYGVPAAAAGAVFTREAVRFYVQTRRGGELRTMRLFHWSLTYVTVLFVAVAVDALLTG; via the coding sequence GTGAGTACCGTCGCCGAACGCCCGGCAGAGCAGGTCGCGCGCGTGGGACTGGTCCGGGCGTACATCTCCCTGACGAAGCCGCGCATCGTCGAGCTGCTGCTCGTCACGACCGTGCCGGCGATGCTCCTGGCGAAGCGCGGGATGCCGTCGCCGTGGCTGATCCTGGCCACCGTCGTCGGCGGCACGCTCGCCGCCGGCAGCGCCAACGTGCTCAACTGCTGGTACGACCGCGACATCGACCCGCTGATGCGCCGTACCCAGTCCCGGCCGCTGGTCACGGGCCGGATCACGCCGCGCGGGGCCCTCACGTTCGGCCTCACGCTCGGCACGGTGGCCGTCGCGCTGATGGCGCTGACGACCAACTGGCTGGCCACGGCCCTGACATTCGCCGCGATCGTCTACTACGCGGTGATCTACACGATGTGGCTGAAGCGCACGACCCCGCACAACACCGTCCTCGGCGGGGCCTGCGGCGCGGCGCCGGTGCTGATCGGTTGGGCCGCGGTGACCGGCGGCCTGTCGTGGAGCGCGTGGCTGTTGTTCGCCGTGATGTTCTTCTGGCAGCCACCCCATTTCTGGGCGCTGGCCATGAAGTTCAAGGACGATTACGCGGCGGCGAGCATCCCGATGCTCCCCGTGGTCGCCTCGGCGCGGCGGGTCGCGCTGGAGAGCGTGATCTACACCGTGCTCACCGTGGTCGCCTCCCTCGCGCTCTGGCCGGTCGCACACCTCAGTTGGGTGTACGGGGTCCCGGCCGCCGCCGCGGGTGCGGTCTTCACCCGTGAGGCCGTCCGGTTCTACGTCCAGACGAGGCGCGGCGGCGAGCTCAGGACGATGCGGTTGTTCCACTGGTCGCTCACCTACGTGACGGTGTTGTTCGTGGCCGTGGCGGTTGACGCATTGTTGACAGGCTGA
- a CDS encoding ATP-grasp domain-containing protein, whose amino-acid sequence MKIVALATCAKLPELDEEERLVLGPLSDLGIRAVPAVWDDPTVDWSSFDLTVLRTTWDYATRRDEFLTWAHTVPHLLNPAATVEANTDKRYLASLAVPTVPTVFLAPGEAFTAPDGEYVLKPTVSAGSLDTGRYGPADAPLAAAHVARLHAAGRTVMVQPYLAAVDDAGETALLYFNGEFSHAIRKGPMLTGPDLGTDALFHGEEITARVPSAAERALGDALVGTLDAPLYARVDLIPGPDGTPVLVELELTEPSLFLGQDAGAPARFARAIAARL is encoded by the coding sequence ATGAAGATCGTCGCCCTCGCCACCTGCGCGAAACTGCCGGAACTCGACGAGGAGGAGCGGCTCGTTCTCGGGCCGCTCTCCGATCTCGGCATCCGTGCCGTCCCCGCCGTGTGGGACGACCCGACGGTCGACTGGTCGTCGTTCGACCTCACCGTCCTCCGCACCACCTGGGACTACGCCACCCGGCGCGACGAGTTCCTCACCTGGGCCCACACGGTCCCCCACCTGCTCAACCCGGCCGCGACGGTCGAGGCGAACACCGACAAGCGGTATCTGGCCTCCCTCGCCGTCCCCACGGTCCCCACCGTCTTCCTGGCCCCTGGCGAGGCCTTCACGGCCCCCGACGGCGAATACGTCCTCAAGCCCACGGTGAGCGCCGGCAGCCTCGACACGGGCCGCTACGGCCCCGCCGACGCGCCCCTGGCCGCCGCGCACGTCGCCCGGCTGCACGCCGCCGGCCGGACGGTGATGGTCCAGCCCTACCTCGCGGCCGTCGACGACGCGGGGGAGACGGCTCTCCTGTACTTCAACGGCGAGTTCAGCCACGCGATCCGCAAGGGCCCGATGCTGACCGGCCCCGACCTCGGCACGGACGCGCTGTTCCACGGGGAGGAGATCACGGCCCGGGTGCCGTCCGCCGCCGAACGGGCGCTGGGCGACGCCCTGGTCGGCACGCTCGACGCACCGCTGTACGCCAGGGTGGACCTGATCCCCGGCCCGGACGGCACCCCGGTCCTCGTCGAGCTGGAGCTGACCGAGCCGTCGTTGTTCCTCGGCCAGGACGCGGGCGCCCCGGCCCGGTTCGCCCGCGCGATCGCCGCCCGGCTCTGA
- a CDS encoding ABC transporter permease — translation MSGDTVTHTTTDAPAPDPGSGIMAFDAGFLAPGPRPRRRRTRSLWAGLWPKLLALGLVLLVWQIAVWTEFRPSYALASPADSFAQLWKDAGTWHFWHSVLTTMRRALLGFLLSVGVGFVVGFAVARVKLLRAAVGSMITALQTMPSIAWFPLAILLYKLTESAIMFVVVIGAAPSIANGVIAGVDYVPPLLLKAGRNIGARGFQLYYRVIAPASLPSIVAGLKQGWAFSWRSLMAGELLVSIAGQPSLGANLNFAREFNDAPGLIATMIVILVIGLGVDTVFGFADRAIRRRWGITDA, via the coding sequence ATGTCGGGTGACACCGTGACCCACACGACGACCGACGCACCAGCGCCTGATCCGGGCTCCGGGATCATGGCCTTCGACGCGGGCTTCCTCGCCCCGGGTCCGCGTCCGCGCCGGCGGCGCACCAGGTCCCTGTGGGCCGGCCTGTGGCCGAAGCTGCTCGCGCTCGGCCTCGTGCTGCTCGTCTGGCAGATCGCCGTCTGGACGGAGTTCCGGCCCTCCTACGCGCTGGCCTCGCCGGCCGACAGCTTCGCCCAGCTGTGGAAGGACGCCGGGACCTGGCACTTCTGGCACTCGGTCCTCACCACGATGCGCCGGGCGCTGCTCGGGTTCCTGCTGTCCGTCGGGGTGGGGTTCGTGGTCGGGTTCGCCGTCGCCCGCGTGAAACTGCTGCGGGCCGCGGTGGGCTCCATGATCACGGCGTTGCAGACGATGCCGTCGATCGCCTGGTTCCCGCTGGCGATCCTGCTCTACAAGCTCACCGAGAGCGCGATCATGTTCGTCGTGGTCATCGGGGCCGCCCCGTCGATCGCGAACGGGGTGATCGCCGGTGTGGACTACGTACCCCCGCTGCTGCTCAAGGCGGGCCGCAACATCGGCGCGCGCGGCTTCCAGCTGTACTACCGGGTGATCGCGCCGGCGTCCCTGCCCTCGATCGTGGCCGGCCTCAAGCAGGGCTGGGCGTTCTCCTGGCGGAGCCTGATGGCCGGTGAGCTACTGGTCAGCATCGCCGGGCAGCCGTCGCTGGGCGCGAACCTGAACTTCGCCCGGGAGTTCAACGACGCGCCGGGGCTGATCGCCACGATGATCGTGATCCTGGTGATCGGGCTGGGCGTGGACACGGTGTTCGGGTTCGCCGACCGCGCGATCCGCCGCCGGTGGGGCATCACGGACGCCTAG